The Gemmatimonadota bacterium genomic sequence AAGCGCTGATAGACGCGGGCGCAGATGTCAACGCGCAGGACAGCGATGAGCGCACGGCTTTGATGAGTGCGATTGTTGCAGGCCATACGCATGCTGTAAAAGTTCTTCTCGAAAACGGTGCTGATCCCAATATCAGAGATAAGGACAGTCGGACTGCACACACCTGGGCGACAATTGAAGGCCAAACAGATATGGTGGATGCCCTCCTGAATGCGGGTGCTGATCCAAATGCCAAAGACAATCTGGGCGATACGCCCCTGTTGCTGGCTGCGTTCAAAGGTCATATCGCTGTTGTCGATACGCTTCTGGCAAAAGGCGGAATTCCCAATATCAGAGGTGGCGCTGGCGAAACCCCTTTGATGCGGGCTGTTTTACAAGATCATCGCCAAATTGTGCGGGTGCTCATAGCAGGTGGCGCCGACCTCAATGTTAGAGATAACATGGGCGATACGGCTTTGATGGGTGCAGCGTGGGATGGTGAGACCGCACGTGTCGAGTTTTTACTGGGGGTGGGCGCGAATGTCAATGCGCCCGACCGGGAGGGCCGCACGCCGTTGATGGCTGCCGCTTTTGAGGGACACGTCGAAGCTGTTCGCGTGCTTTTAAGAGGCGGCGCCGATGTGGCTATTGAGGATAAAGATGGGGTTACAGCCTTGATGTGGGCGAGGGCAAAAGGCCATACGGCGATTGTTCAGGAATTGGAACGGGTGGGAAATGCTAATAGATGAGTCGATGAGAGGAGTTTTTATGCGTGTCGTTATTATCACCTTTTCGATTGCCCTGCTCTTCCTGACGGGCAGTGGCTTTGCCGCGGATTGGCCGCAGTGGTTTGGTCCCAATCGCGATGGTATTTCCTCTGAGACAGGGTTGCTCAAAGATTGGCCTGATTCCGGACTTGTTGTTCTCTGGCGAATACCGCTGGGCGAGGGTTTCTCGAGCATTGCCGTTGCACGGGGCGCAGCCTATACTATGTTTGCTGAAGGCGAAGATGAGTATGCGGTATGTCTGGATGTCGCGACAGGGGAAGAGCGCTGGCGGGTTAAGACAGGACGCAATTTTTCAGATTGGCAGGGCGGGAACGGTCCCAGAGCTACGCCCATTATTGACAAAGAACGGGCGTTCTTTTTAGGTGCATACGGACAGCTTTATGCACTCAATGTTGAGGACGGAGAAACTGTATGGTCTCACCATTTTCAAACTGAATACATAAGCGATCCCCCCCATTGGGGCTTTTCTACGTCTCCTTTGATAGAAGGCAATTGGCTGATTGTCGAGGTTGGAGGTTCTTCTGGAAACGCTTTTATTGCTTTTGATAAAACCACTGGCGAGGTTGCCTGGGCATCTCAAGATGACGCTCCTTCTTATGCTTCACCTATTGCGATTACTGTGTCTGATGTCCGGCAAATCGTCTTTTTTCCAGTCTCTGGTCTGGTCGGTGTCGCTGCCAGAGATGGTCGATTCCTGTGGCGGCATTCCTGGCAAACAGGTCCCGATGTCAATGCTGCGACGCCTATTTTTCTCCCCCCAGATAGACTTTTTATCTCTTCGGGTTATGGCAAAGGCGCGACGGTTATCCAGCTTATTTCCCAGAACGGTCAGTTTTCGGTAAAAAGAGTATGGTTCAATCGCAGTATGAAAAACCACTTTGCCTCTTCCATACATCACGAGGGGTACCTCTATGGCTTTGACAACGCCATTCTCAAGTGTATTGCCGCAGATACCGGGCAGGAGCAATGGCGCAAACGCGGCTTTCAAAAGGGGTCACTCATCTTTGCGGATGGCCATCTGATCGTCCTGGGCGAACAGGGCAAGCTGGCGCTCGTGGAGGCCAAGCCAGAAGCGTACATAGAAAGAGCCAGTGCTCAGGTTTTGTCTCCGCGGTGCTGGACGCCACCCACACTATCTAATGGCAGGCTTTATCTTCGAAACCACACTGAGATGGTTTGTCTGGAAGTGGGAAGTGAGAAGTAGGAGGGGAATCCCTATGTCCGTTGAAAAAAAACATACACTCTGGGTCGTTACGCCCGTTGTTGATCTTTCCTGTATTACCTTGGGCTGGTTGCTTTTCTTTTTTGCCCCCTACCTGTTTCCCAAATACTTCGATACCATCCGCATTATCTCTGTTACGTTTCTTTTTGCGACGCACCGGTACTTCACGTTTCTGCTGGTCTATTTAGATCGCGCTGAGTTTAACCGCGCGCGCGTCCTTTATACGCTTATTCCCGTTCTCTGTTTTGTCTTTGTGGGGCTCTGTTATTTTTTTCGCATTGATGAGCCCGAGATGTTCGCGTTCTGGTACCTTTTTAACTATTTTCACTTTGTTCGTCAGAAATACGGCATTCTCCGCATCTATTCCGGCAAAGCCCGATGGGGTCACAAGCGCCTGGATGAATGGACGATGTATCTCTGGGGGCTGGCTGGGTTCTTTTACCTTTTCGGTTCTGAAGCCGATGTCAAGGTCATGCACTATCTTCGCAATTTGCTCGACTTCACGCCGCCGCTCCTGATCTCCCACATTTTATACGGTCTGGCTATTCTGATCACTCTGGCCTGGCTCATCTATGAATTTCGCAGCACTCAGGGTGTCAGTGTCCCCAAATTGCTCTTTTTTGCCTCTGTGGTCTTCCTCTATGGGATTGGTCCTACCCTGTCGGCTGGCGCTATCTATATTGCCACGAGTATTAATCACGCTTCCGAATATATCGCTCTGGTCGCGCTTACGATTAAAAACAAAGTCCGCACTTCGGCTCTCGATGCGCCGCTTCTCAATAGGGCCGCCACCCATATTGTACGCAATACCTTTCTCTTTACCGCTGTTATCTGTGGGATCCTCTATGGTCTTTACGCCTATTCCCTTTTTGCCTTCCTCTTCTTTGCCTACGGCACCTCATTTGCCCACTTTGTTCTGGATGGTTTGATCTGGAAACTCCGTCGGCCCAAAGTCGCACGCGAAGTTGGAACAGCGTAGCTGCCTTATTTCCCTATCGCTACCCAGACATCTTTTGTCGCTGTGGGTATTCCCGGGCGGTTCAGGTCGGTTACGGTTACGCCTATCGTGAGTTTTTGTCCCGGGTTTGCCGCTACGTTGAGGGCAACATATACGGGTTCTGTTTCCTTATTGCCTCGGTGTTCATAAGATACCTGCACGCCTTCTTGCTTTTCAGATATGCCCAGCAATGTGCCGATGCCTTTTAGCAACCGGGCACCGGCATTTTTGCTGCCACGTACAGTATAATCCACGCGGTAATGCGTTTGCCCCGTGTCGTCTCGGAAGAGGTTATACACTTCGTAGTACAGATAGACTGGCTGTTCTGGAGCAAAGGTGTGTGACGGCAGGGGGAGCACTTCGAGATCGTCTCGGATGAATTTGCCTTCTGCAGGGGTTTCTATTGTTGCAATTTTTCCCGCTACGACGGGGTCGCTTACCATCAGGATTGGGGCATTGTATGGTTCTACATCGACGAGTTGTCGGTGAATTTGCAATTTCCCCGAGGCCGGGTCGGTCACCCGCACGGCCATGAGATAGTGGCCTGGTTTGACTTCTGTAGTGACCTGATCTACCCATAAAACGCCGGGGTCGTCAACGGCTTCGCGCTGTGTTGCCCGCGTGTTCAGGCTGTCGCGGGCAATTTCTATTCCCTGTACGTCATAGAGGACCCACATTCGCTTCACCGAAGCCTCTATCTGTGTTCCCCGTTTTTGCGTTTTCAATGCGGTCCAGGGTATGCCGATAAAGGCATCCAGGCGCGTATCGCGTCCATTGCCCCTAAAATCCGCTACGGACATAAGCAGCGGCATGGGGTCTCCGGGATATGGATAGTGGTAAACAGAGGGCGTGCGGTTGACGACTCGTGCGACCACGGCTTCGGGTGCGAGGTGTAGCCACAGCAATCGATTGGGCGAGTCAACAGGCGGCTGGGGAAATTGAAAATCAAAATTGCCCAGGGCGTCGAGGAATGTCACTTCAATTCCCTCGCCAATATGGGCGTAAATCCAGGACTCCCACTTGTAGTTCAAAGACGCGCCATCTCGAAACAATGCACCCTGATGCGGCAGGGGAAATATCGGCAGTCCCCGAACTTCGGGTGTTACCTTCAGTACCGTGCTTGCGCCCAACGACGATTCTACCTGTAGCGATGTCGTCGGAGCGATTTCATGCAGCGCATTTCTCGCGAGGTCCATGAGCCGATTCTTTACCCGAATCACTTTTGCATTGGTTTCGAATACGAGGTGATCGGACCAGCTTCGATGATCGGGATGACCAAAGCGGATATACACATCGCCGCGCGCATCATAGGGTATTCGACCTTCGGAAAAGTTCTGAATCGCGTAATTCACGCGCCGGTAGTGTTCCAATCTGCGCTCGTTAACCGGTGTGGTCGGCGTTGGGTCTATCTTGCGCCAGAACAAATTGGTAAATGCGCGTTTTTCATCTCCCCTGATCATGCGAAAGGTCTCAAATTCACTTGCCGACAGGAGTAAGGTGACATCTTCGTACAGGAGGCGTTCGTTTTGCGGTAAGAGGGATAAAAATTGCGAAAATGACGCTTCTGCCTGCTCGTACGCGCCCGATTCCAGATATTGTGCGCCCAAAAGCGGCAGATAACGCTCGGGATCTTTTTGGGCGAGGTCGCGCAGTTCTGTGGTTGTGTGCAGTTCTTGTTTTAAATACTTCAATTCCATTGCCACGCGCGCCAATCTGCCCCTTGCCACGGTGTGCGCTGGATTTACAGCGACTTGCTTTGACAATGCCTTGACGGCTTTTTCAAAATAATAGAGCGATACATAAAATACCCCCAGTTTAAAATACGCATCGCGATGTTGCGGAAAACGCTTGACCACATTGCCAAAGTGATAGTCCATATCTACGCTACGCATTGCCAGGTGACACATTGCCAGATTGTAATACGCTGCCTCGTATTGCGAATCGAGAGATACGGTGTCCTGGAAAAGATCCAGTGCGCGGCGCACCTGTTTTTTCTGGATCAAGCACGCCAGTGCCCGCCCGTGTCGCGCGATGAGAAACCGCCGGTCTTTTTCCAGTACGCGCACAAAAATGCGTTCTGCTTCCACGCCTTTGTGCTGTTCTAACAAACAATATCCCAGCGCGCACAGGGCGATTCGGTCGTCGGCATTGTCCCGTAGCAGGCGTTCAAATAGTGCTACGGCATCGTCGAGCAGGGCGGGATCTGGTGGTGTGGCGCGCGTTTTATAGCGCTGGGGTATCAATCGACCGCGTTCAAAAAAAGCGTCTGATACCGTCAGGTAGCGGCGCCCGATGTGATATCCGTAATAAAATTGCAGGACTACGGGATTGTGTCGTTGCCAGAAGTCGATTAAAAATTGCGTTTTTTCCTCTCGCTGCAATGCCCGATAGATGGCTGAGCTGTCTGGTCCGGCGCGTTCTGCGACCAGGACTGCGGCGAGCGAATCTGCCCGTGCATCGAAGCTTTCCTGCAGGCGATCTGCCCAGACAGGCACACATATCATGGCAAATGCACACGCGATAAAGATGCGTTCACAGATGGAGCGAATTTTTCTTTTGTCGTTACACATGGCGTAGCCTCTAATACAATGCCAGCGAATGTCCTTGCCCAGGGAACCAGATACAATCTACCAGAAACGACACAAATACGCCCGTGAAATATCCCACCATAAGTCCCAGGAAAAACGGCGATGCTTTGCGGTATAGATCAATGCCGCCCGCCCGCAAGATGACAAATTTGGCAAACCATGCAAAGAAGATCGAGAATACAATGCGGTTGACCGGATAGGCTGTTACGGCGGCAAATCCGATCGGATGCAAGGGCCACCAGGGCCATATATAGCGCAAGGATAGCATCAGTGCCGTGGTTGCCATTCCAATGAGCGCGATGAGCATGCGCTCGCGTTTCAGGGCAAAGGGGTCCCGAATATGACCGGCGATGGTATCAAAAGTGTTTTGCACATAGGGACCGTAAATGCCGCCGTAATTAAATGCGCCGGTTACATAGCTCGATGATATTTGATAATACGCGCTTGTGGTTATCACCACCAGCATGGCCAATCCCAGGGCGATGACCAGGCGCGTTCTCTCGTGTCGGATGCTGTCGTAAAGCCGCGTGGCATTGGCCAGATTGGCCATCAATATGGTTTTGATATCGTGGTGCCATGTTTCTGTGAGGGCAAATGCCGCCATTCCCGATGGGGAAATATTAACGGGTCCGAGCAGGTGATAGGCGACAAATTGTCCCTGTATCATGCGGCTGCTGATCATGCCGCCTTCCACGCAGACGCGCGTGATGCCCAACCAGATCACGCCCACAAGGCTCAAAAAAGTCAGGGCGACAAAGACCGACATGCCGGAGGCTACGCACCAGCTCAAAATAAATAGTCCGCTCGCCAGCAGTCCGCCGAGTGCTGCGCGATAGGACAATAATTCGCCCGCGTCTTCAACCTCCCGCGCATTGAGCACGGCTTTGCGAAATACATTTCTCAGATGTTCTCGCGCCATCCACAAGCTCCACGGCACCAGCACGCACAGGGCACCAAATCCCTGCCAGTTTTCGAATTGCGATGCCGGCCACACATGGGTTGGGCCTATTTCGATTCCCAGGCGGTTGAACAGCCCCATTTCAAGGGTCAATAACAGGTGAAAGGCAATAATGCTAAACAATACATCCAGATCCATAAAATACGATACGCCAATGATCACTGGATAAAACCGCATGTGAATCGGCGGGAAATACCGACCGAATTCCATCAATCCCAGGTATCGGGGAATGGTTGGAAAATGCGGCTGGAAATATTCAACCATGTTCCAGTATATGGGAAATGAGGCGAGCGCGAATCCCCACCAGAATACGGGGCGATTCATGATGCCCACGGGCCAGAATCCACGCGGTTCTCTGTTGACGAGTTCCAGCGGCAATGTCATCAACGGAAAGGTGAGGCGCTCGTGTTCTACCCATTGTTTGCGCAGGATTGAGACCGCGCAAAATCCAAATACGCCGATCATAAATACGAGGCTCAGGCGCCAAATCATCGGCGTTATCCAGATTTCCCAGGGGATGGTTGCGCCAGCTGGCAGTCCTTCAAAAAACCACCGCGCAGCTGTCCTGTCGGTTACGACCGCCCATTCAGCTAAATACGGATGTATGTCGTCTGCCCATCGGTTCTCCGTGTTGGCAAAGTAAAATGGCGCGGATACGTTGGCGATTAAATGTCCCATGAAATAGCTGGGCAATGCCGATGCGACCAGGCCCATGCTGAAGATGACCAGCAATTCCGATGGGCGCAAGACCCATTGCGGGCGTACTTTTTCCAGGACTTTGTTCAATACGACTGCTATTATCAAAAATGGTACGACTGCGCCCCAGGGCAAGTGATCTTGCGCCATTTTTGTGGTGTGGGCAATGTGTCGCGTAAAATGTCCACCCCATCCGAGGAAGCCCGCGCACATAGCACCTATCACAATTGACCGCGCGGTTACGGCTCGTTGAAGAGGTGCTGTCTGTGTTTGTGTTTCGCGAATTGCCATTCATGATACTCCGGATCGATGGAAAGCGGAGGGCAATATAAGGATAGTAATATCAAGTGTCTATTTAATTTAGCGCGTGCGCGCCATCCCAGCTTTTGCCGAGGGGTGGTCGGGCGCTGTTTGCAAGACTTGCTGCCAGGCGTTGCGCGCTTCATCTGTCCTTCCCAGAGACCAATACGCCCAGCCCATGTTCGCGCGCGCATTGTGGGTATTGGGATCTCTTTTCAGTGCTTCCCGATAGTTATTTATCGCTTCGTGAAATTTTTTTTCGTGAAACAGGACGTTGCCCAGGTTGACGTATGCGCGCACCATGTCGGGGTCCCGGGACAGTGCCTGTTGATATGCGTTTTTGGCGGCTTCCATTTTTTCGGTGCGTGCATATGCCAATCCCAGGTTGTAATACAACACGGCGTCGCCCTGTCCGTATTTTTCCGCTTCTTCCAGATATAATTGCGCCGGTTCATTTTCGTTTGCCCACAAATAAGCCGTGCCCAGATTAAAGGGGTCCATGGTCCAGTTGTTTTGGGCGAGCTGTGCGTTTAGTTCTATGCGGTAGCCGGTCCACAGGATGATTAGTGCCGCCGCACCGATGCAGAGGTTTTTCCACTTTTGCGACTGTACACAGGATATCAATGTCCATGTTCCCATGCCTGCAAATATCATGAGGATGGGGATTGCGGGCATGCGATAGCGCGACGATACGTGAAATGCCAATACGCCTGCCGCATATCCTATGAGCCATAGATACAGGATGGCATGGCGGTCAAATTGCCGGGCTGCGACGATGAGTCCCACGATGGATAGGGGAAATAATATCCACAGTTCTGCGATTGGTAAGCGCAAGATGGCAGAGAATTTTCTCTGGTAATAGAAATTGTAATTGAGTGGGACTTCGTATCCCGATGCAAATAGGCGCACTTTTCGCAAGGTTACGGCTATCGCGCCTGTTGGATCGTCTATCCAGAATGCGAGTCCCTTATTAAACCAGAAGGAAGAGACTTCAGATGCTTTCAAAGATCGCCCCAAGGCGTCTTCGGCCACGCGGCGCGGGCCTTCCAAATTGCCCTGTGCCCCATCCGGGGTGATCTGTGCATCCACACCAGGAGGTGCGGAGAACCAGCCGGGCGCATCCGGGTGATTGCCCATGTAAAAGTTGATGCCGCCGTGCGCGGTCATCAATACCCAGTCGTCCGCGACCAGGCCGTTGCGAAGTCCGCACAGGAGGAGTGGGAGGATGAGGCCCCCTAAGAAGTAACTCGCCAGTCTTATTGAACGTTTTGCCGGTGTTGCTTTGTGGTAGGCCCACCACGCGCCGAATAGCAAGAATGGGATTGCGGATAAGATGTTGGGGCGCATGAGTGTTGCCAGTCCAAAGACCAATCCGGCCAGCCCCAGGTGCCAGTGGGTTTTATTCTTGCCCGAGATTAGCGTCAATCCTACCAGGCTGAGGAATACGGCACCCGATGTGCCCAGTAGCATGCCTTCGTAAAATAGTTGCGGTCCATAGCTCGCAAATAACAATCCCGCGAATAATCCCGCGTATGCGCCAAAGTGCCGCGCGCCCAATCGATAGACCAGTATCGCACTGGCACATCCGGCGGCAGCCTGTAAGCCTATTATCAGTTTGGGCGCATGTCCGAAGATCGCATATACAACCGCCATGAGGTATGGATACAGGGGGGGGAGAATGAAGACTTCAGCCGTGCCGAGCCAGTCTCCCGAGGCGATGCGCAGTGCCCAGTCGTCGAATATCCGCGCGTCTGAGATGAGTTTCTGAGAGAACGGATGAGTGGCCCAGAATGACCAGAGATAAAAAAAACGGACCACTATCGCAGTCCCGCCCACAATATAGGGAAAATAATGCGAGATCCGATCTGTTGCGTTGTTTGTTTTCGATGTCATGTTTTGTAATATCTAATCCGTGACATTAGAATGCAACCCTAATTAGGAGAGGAAAATAATAAAGCCCGTCGATCACCACCGATCAATGGGCTTTGTTTATTTTTAACTTAATCCAGGAGGTTTGGGTTGTCATCGCGGCATGATGAAAAGAACATATCTTTCACCATACCACTCATTCATCGCTCAAAATATACACTCTTTCCACGTTGCGTCAGTGTATTCACACGGCTCATGCGCGGCCAATTCCCAATCTTGCGCCTTAAACATCATTCAGAAAAACAAAAAAGCCCGACCTGTTCTAATCAAGTCGGGCTTTTGCAATTAGAATGCAAACAGAGCCGGGCTAACGGTTTGTAATCTGCCCGAGTGCATCTTATTCCGAGCAAGTTGGGCCGTTGACATCTTCAATGCCCTGCAGCCACGCCTGGAAGGCTACATCAGACGGCGCACATAGGCCTCCTTCACCCCAAAAGTGAAATGTCTGTAGCTTTGTCAGGCCGGTCAGGCTCTGAGGTAGAGAACCACTCAACTTATTTTCGCCAAGCCACAGTTCCGTGAGCTTGGTCAGGTTGCTCAATTCTGTAGGAACTGAACCACTTAACTCAGTATTCTGAAGCGCCAGGTAAGTGAGGTTTGTCAGGTTGCTCAATTCGGAGGGGATCTCTCCAGTCACCGGATTGCCCCAGATAGCCAGGCGCGTGAGCTTGGTCAGATTACCTAATTCCATTGGTATCTGCCCAGTCAATGGATTGCCACCAAAATTCAGGTCCTCAAGGTTTGTCAAGTTGCCTAATTTTGCTGGGATCTCCCCAGTCAACGCATTATCGTGAAGTCCCAGTTGCATAAGATTGGACAGGTTACCCAATTCTTCTGGAATCTCTCCACTCAATTGATTGTCCCAGAGATGCAGGTAAGT encodes the following:
- a CDS encoding ankyrin repeat domain-containing protein, translated to MFKIIFIFILVISLSAGANGTQLLEAAAKGNLSDVQARLSAGDNANARDKYGTTVLMVAARGGHTDIVNALLEKRADPNAQGMSGETALIVAAFQGHIQTVQALLSGKADPNIQDKHGATALMSAAFDGHTDIVNILLKKGANLHLKNAHGATALMPAAVEGHTNTLQALIDAGADVNAQDSDERTALMSAIVAGHTHAVKVLLENGADPNIRDKDSRTAHTWATIEGQTDMVDALLNAGADPNAKDNLGDTPLLLAAFKGHIAVVDTLLAKGGIPNIRGGAGETPLMRAVLQDHRQIVRVLIAGGADLNVRDNMGDTALMGAAWDGETARVEFLLGVGANVNAPDREGRTPLMAAAFEGHVEAVRVLLRGGADVAIEDKDGVTALMWARAKGHTAIVQELERVGNANR
- a CDS encoding PQQ-like beta-propeller repeat protein — protein: MRVVIITFSIALLFLTGSGFAADWPQWFGPNRDGISSETGLLKDWPDSGLVVLWRIPLGEGFSSIAVARGAAYTMFAEGEDEYAVCLDVATGEERWRVKTGRNFSDWQGGNGPRATPIIDKERAFFLGAYGQLYALNVEDGETVWSHHFQTEYISDPPHWGFSTSPLIEGNWLIVEVGGSSGNAFIAFDKTTGEVAWASQDDAPSYASPIAITVSDVRQIVFFPVSGLVGVAARDGRFLWRHSWQTGPDVNAATPIFLPPDRLFISSGYGKGATVIQLISQNGQFSVKRVWFNRSMKNHFASSIHHEGYLYGFDNAILKCIAADTGQEQWRKRGFQKGSLIFADGHLIVLGEQGKLALVEAKPEAYIERASAQVLSPRCWTPPTLSNGRLYLRNHTEMVCLEVGSEK
- a CDS encoding GWxTD domain-containing protein, with the translated sequence MCNDKRKIRSICERIFIACAFAMICVPVWADRLQESFDARADSLAAVLVAERAGPDSSAIYRALQREEKTQFLIDFWQRHNPVVLQFYYGYHIGRRYLTVSDAFFERGRLIPQRYKTRATPPDPALLDDAVALFERLLRDNADDRIALCALGYCLLEQHKGVEAERIFVRVLEKDRRFLIARHGRALACLIQKKQVRRALDLFQDTVSLDSQYEAAYYNLAMCHLAMRSVDMDYHFGNVVKRFPQHRDAYFKLGVFYVSLYYFEKAVKALSKQVAVNPAHTVARGRLARVAMELKYLKQELHTTTELRDLAQKDPERYLPLLGAQYLESGAYEQAEASFSQFLSLLPQNERLLYEDVTLLLSASEFETFRMIRGDEKRAFTNLFWRKIDPTPTTPVNERRLEHYRRVNYAIQNFSEGRIPYDARGDVYIRFGHPDHRSWSDHLVFETNAKVIRVKNRLMDLARNALHEIAPTTSLQVESSLGASTVLKVTPEVRGLPIFPLPHQGALFRDGASLNYKWESWIYAHIGEGIEVTFLDALGNFDFQFPQPPVDSPNRLLWLHLAPEAVVARVVNRTPSVYHYPYPGDPMPLLMSVADFRGNGRDTRLDAFIGIPWTALKTQKRGTQIEASVKRMWVLYDVQGIEIARDSLNTRATQREAVDDPGVLWVDQVTTEVKPGHYLMAVRVTDPASGKLQIHRQLVDVEPYNAPILMVSDPVVAGKIATIETPAEGKFIRDDLEVLPLPSHTFAPEQPVYLYYEVYNLFRDDTGQTHYRVDYTVRGSKNAGARLLKGIGTLLGISEKQEGVQVSYEHRGNKETEPVYVALNVAANPGQKLTIGVTVTDLNRPGIPTATKDVWVAIGK
- a CDS encoding tetratricopeptide repeat protein, with the translated sequence MTSKTNNATDRISHYFPYIVGGTAIVVRFFYLWSFWATHPFSQKLISDARIFDDWALRIASGDWLGTAEVFILPPLYPYLMAVVYAIFGHAPKLIIGLQAAAGCASAILVYRLGARHFGAYAGLFAGLLFASYGPQLFYEGMLLGTSGAVFLSLVGLTLISGKNKTHWHLGLAGLVFGLATLMRPNILSAIPFLLFGAWWAYHKATPAKRSIRLASYFLGGLILPLLLCGLRNGLVADDWVLMTAHGGINFYMGNHPDAPGWFSAPPGVDAQITPDGAQGNLEGPRRVAEDALGRSLKASEVSSFWFNKGLAFWIDDPTGAIAVTLRKVRLFASGYEVPLNYNFYYQRKFSAILRLPIAELWILFPLSIVGLIVAARQFDRHAILYLWLIGYAAGVLAFHVSSRYRMPAIPILMIFAGMGTWTLISCVQSQKWKNLCIGAAALIILWTGYRIELNAQLAQNNWTMDPFNLGTAYLWANENEPAQLYLEEAEKYGQGDAVLYYNLGLAYARTEKMEAAKNAYQQALSRDPDMVRAYVNLGNVLFHEKKFHEAINNYREALKRDPNTHNARANMGWAYWSLGRTDEARNAWQQVLQTAPDHPSAKAGMARTR